Proteins co-encoded in one Uloborus diversus isolate 005 chromosome 9, Udiv.v.3.1, whole genome shotgun sequence genomic window:
- the LOC129230385 gene encoding LOW QUALITY PROTEIN: uncharacterized protein LOC129230385 (The sequence of the model RefSeq protein was modified relative to this genomic sequence to represent the inferred CDS: deleted 3 bases in 3 codons), with protein MLMQCSVNIGTTLSAKLSTILLKQYEVNIDFLLFLLRVTTVYNLNCSEIDLDFQRRIKEGEDRYNDLAKRIVPYGNCWKKSLEDLHRGCKQLTEESQSRLALSFANCFLEHSGSTICNCPPDTPVSTCLRNSSDRVFSTYTEFFTHTQSICHYLQHREWQERTENTVLKLSKTSEEVSEKLEETTKYQTQMLDMQQLALEEQKRLISNGKILNHELQKSRLHARDVYEDLKSTTGEQKLLIFEVFDRIKSLQNLVLGEFTGVYTIAYYLIGTILVYVATSISRTADARIWLLLIISANMVAERVITSYTLDEGILKHALGDSSVLVYERIWLCRKVTCVVAIVVLICFYCRYKDYNAINNQLLREIQQQNVELKNFIKSLNLNELPQTPIKYKEAEIYPPVLETSISADKDQAAEKIESFPKEESSSKPRSIYTKKAVPKKAILGNISLDALEVTILHEYIGKG; from the exons ATGCTTATGCAGTGTTCAGTAAATATTGGAACAACATTGTCTGCCAAACTAAGTACAATTTTGCTGAAGCAGTATGAAGTCAATATCGACTTTTTATTATTCCTACTCAGAGTCACAACtgtctacaact taaactgCTCCGAAATCGATTTAGATTTTCAAAGAAGGATTAAGGAAGGTGAGGATCGTTATAATGATCTCGCAAAAAGAATTGTTCCTTATGGGAACTGCTGG AAAAAATCTCTTGAAGATTTGCATCGAGGGTGTAAACAATTAACTGAAGAATCCCAGAGTCGACTGGCACTTTCCTTTGCAAACTGCTTTTTAGAGCATTCTGGTTCAACGATATGTAACTGTCCTCCCGACACTCCAGTATCGACATGCCTAAGAAACAGCAGCGATCGGGTTTTCAGTACTTACACCGAGTTTTTTACTCATACCCAAAGCATCTGCCATTATTTACAGCACAGAGAATGGCAAGAGCGGACAGAAAATACCGTCCTCAAACTGTCAAAGACGTCAGAAGAAGTGTCTGAGAAACTAGAGGAAACGACAAAATATCAAACTCAAATGCTTGATATGCAACAATTAGCCCTTGAAGAGCAAAAAAGATTAATTTCCAATGGAAAAATATTAAACCATGAACTACAAAAGTCGAGATTACATGCTCGAGATGTTTATGAGGAT CTTAAGTCAACGACAGGTGAACAAAAACTTCtgatttttgaagtttttgatcGCATTAAAAGTTTACAGAACCTGGTTTTGGGTGAGTTTACCGGTGTATATACAATTGCATACTATTTA ATAGGGACTATTTTAGTGTACGTTGCTACATCAATCTCAAGAACTGCTGATGCTCGAATTTGGTTGCTGTTGATTATATCTGCAAATATGGTTGCTGAAAGGGTGATTACATCATATACATTGGATGAAGGAATACTGAAACATGCTCTTGGAGATTCAAGT gttctTGTTTATGAAAGAATATGGTTGTGCAGGAAGGTGACTTGTGTTGTTGCTATTGTTGTTCTGATATGTTTTTATTGCCGCTATAAAGACTATAATGCCATCAACAATCAGCTGCTGAGAGAAATTCAACAGCAAAATGtagaattgaaaaattttatcaaaa gtttaaatttaaatgaattaccTCAAACACCAATCAAGTATAAAGAAGCTGAAATATATCCACCAGTCCTGGAAACTTCAA TTTCTGCGGATAAGGATCAGGCTGCAGAAAAAATAGAATCCTTTCCCAAAGAAGAATCAAGCAGTAAACCAAGGTCCATTTATAccaaaa AGGCTGTACCTAAAAAGGCTATTTTGGGAAACATATCGTTAGATGCTCTTGAG GTTACAATTTTGCACGAATACATTGGTAAAGGGTAA